A window of the Gemmatimonadota bacterium genome harbors these coding sequences:
- a CDS encoding NUDIX domain-containing protein, translating into MSSCIKSEARFCERCGTLLVVKAVEDRERPCCPSCGFVAYLDPKVAAGVIVTLDGGVVLLKRNIDPGFGKWVFPGGYVDAGEPTDVAAVRETREEVGLEVEIGELLGVLSYEGERVVLIVYTGRVVGGKLEGNFESQAVATFAPRDIPWRDLAFDTTREALQIWVAQYGEMYAKERLLC; encoded by the coding sequence TTGTCCAGTTGCATAAAATCCGAAGCCCGATTTTGCGAGCGATGCGGGACTTTGCTGGTTGTAAAAGCAGTTGAAGATCGGGAGAGGCCCTGTTGTCCGTCGTGTGGATTTGTGGCTTATCTCGACCCCAAGGTAGCCGCTGGGGTTATTGTAACTCTCGATGGTGGCGTCGTCTTGCTCAAGCGCAATATTGATCCCGGGTTTGGCAAATGGGTGTTCCCCGGCGGATATGTAGATGCGGGCGAGCCAACCGATGTCGCGGCTGTGCGTGAAACCCGCGAGGAGGTGGGGTTAGAGGTTGAGATTGGCGAGTTGCTCGGCGTGTTGTCTTATGAAGGGGAGCGGGTGGTGCTGATTGTTTATACTGGACGGGTTGTGGGCGGAAAGTTGGAAGGCAATTTTGAATCGCAGGCTGTGGCTACATTTGCCCCTCGGGATATTCCCTGGCGTGATCTGGCTTTTGACACGACCAGAGAGGCATTGCAAATTTGGGTGGCACAGTATGGCGAAATGTACGCAAAAGAAAGGTTATTATGCTGA
- the phoU gene encoding phosphate signaling complex protein PhoU has product MERTLDQHLDHLKGELLKMGSAVEESIEQAVQSLVERDNHLVDVVEEGGDHIDDWEVAIEEECLKLLAVQQPVAGDLRLVAGIMKINYDLERINDQAVNIAQRARLLNQMPQLKPLIDIPRMAELARGMVRDALDAFVNRDVELANKVRRIDDTMDALRDQIFRELLTYLNTGMPATVDQAILLILVSRHLERIGDHSSNIAENAVYLVQGRIVRHKKEELRAEE; this is encoded by the coding sequence ATGGAGCGTACTCTCGACCAGCATCTCGACCACCTCAAAGGTGAGTTGTTGAAGATGGGTAGTGCGGTAGAAGAGTCTATTGAACAGGCAGTACAATCGCTTGTAGAGCGCGACAATCACCTCGTTGATGTGGTTGAAGAAGGTGGGGATCACATCGACGATTGGGAAGTGGCGATAGAAGAAGAGTGTTTGAAGTTGTTGGCTGTGCAGCAACCCGTGGCTGGCGATTTGCGCCTGGTGGCGGGCATTATGAAGATCAATTACGATCTCGAGCGCATCAATGATCAGGCAGTCAATATCGCTCAGCGCGCCCGCTTGCTCAATCAGATGCCGCAATTGAAACCATTAATTGATATTCCACGAATGGCCGAGTTGGCACGGGGTATGGTCAGGGATGCTCTGGATGCATTTGTCAATCGCGATGTGGAATTGGCCAATAAGGTGCGTCGAATTGACGATACTATGGATGCCTTGCGCGATCAAATTTTCCGCGAGTTGTTGACGTACTTAAACACGGGTATGCCCGCGACTGTGGATCAGGCTATTTTGCTCATTCTCGTGTCCAGGCATCTGGAGCGCATTGGCGATCATTCATCCAATATTGCCGAAAATGCCGTCTATCTCGTTCAAGGGCGCATTGTGAGACATAAAAAGGAGGAATTGCGCGCAGAAGAGTGA
- the pstB gene encoding phosphate ABC transporter ATP-binding protein PstB: MAEAVLANTRSEAIVPDIQNPIVTISHLSLYYGETQALFDIDMQIPEYRVTALIGPSGCGKSTLLRCMNRLNDLIDSVRIEGVVEIDNDDIYDPGYDVISLRRQVGMVFQKSNPFPKSIYENLVYGLRIAGENRRAVLDEVVERSLRAAALWDEVKDRLDDSALGLSGGQQQRLCIARAIAVEPSVILMDEPCSALDPIATGRIEETIEELKKQYTIVIVTHNMQQASRISDYTAFFYLGRLIEMAETSEMFTNPQLKQTEDYVTGRFG; the protein is encoded by the coding sequence TTCAGAATCCCATTGTCACCATATCGCATCTGAGCCTGTATTACGGCGAGACGCAGGCCCTTTTTGACATTGATATGCAGATTCCCGAGTATCGGGTAACGGCTCTTATCGGTCCTTCGGGGTGCGGGAAGTCAACGCTGTTGCGGTGTATGAATAGGCTGAACGATTTGATCGATTCGGTGCGTATTGAGGGTGTGGTTGAAATTGACAATGACGACATTTACGATCCCGGATACGATGTAATTTCGCTGCGGCGCCAGGTCGGAATGGTGTTTCAAAAGTCCAATCCCTTTCCCAAGTCGATCTATGAAAATCTCGTTTACGGTTTGAGAATTGCAGGTGAAAATCGGCGGGCGGTACTCGATGAGGTGGTGGAACGCAGTTTGCGTGCTGCCGCGCTTTGGGATGAGGTAAAAGACAGGCTCGATGACAGTGCTCTGGGCCTTTCGGGAGGACAACAGCAGAGGTTGTGCATTGCGCGTGCAATTGCTGTTGAGCCTTCGGTGATCTTGATGGATGAACCCTGTTCGGCACTGGATCCAATTGCGACGGGACGCATTGAAGAGACAATTGAAGAGCTCAAAAAGCAATATACGATCGTGATTGTAACACATAATATGCAGCAGGCATCGCGCATTTCGGACTATACGGCGTTTTTTTATTTGGGACGTTTGATCGAGATGGCCGAAACGAGTGAGATGTTTACCAATCCGCAGCTCAAGCAAACCGAAGATTATGTGACGGGGCGATTTGGGTAA
- a CDS encoding MoxR family ATPase — MLNSIEDVEERFAEQGYITDRTLATTIFLAQSLGKPIFLEGEPGVGKTEVAKVMAGIFDTELIRLQCYEGIDANTALYEWNYPRQMLELRLEEARGIDKAEIGQNIFREDFLLKRPLLSALEGSAEKQQVLLIDEVDRSDEEFEAFLLEVLSDFQITIPEIGAIRAMQVPFVVLTSNRTRELHDALKRRCLYLWIDYPTFSKEMDIVRSRVSGVQDELAQQVCGFMQLLRNRDFYKKPGVAETIDWALALMAMQVEELDPHTVDATLGCVLKYKEDIEKIQEDGLPQLIEKARLLKERTQVAV; from the coding sequence ATGCTGAATTCTATTGAAGATGTTGAAGAGCGGTTTGCCGAGCAGGGGTATATCACGGACCGCACATTGGCAACGACGATTTTTTTGGCGCAGTCGCTTGGCAAACCGATTTTTCTCGAAGGGGAGCCAGGCGTTGGAAAGACGGAAGTGGCCAAAGTTATGGCCGGCATTTTTGATACTGAGTTGATTCGATTGCAGTGCTATGAAGGCATTGATGCCAATACGGCATTGTACGAATGGAATTATCCGCGCCAGATGCTGGAGTTGAGGCTTGAAGAGGCGCGAGGAATCGACAAGGCCGAAATAGGTCAAAATATTTTTCGCGAAGATTTTTTGCTCAAGCGTCCCCTTTTGTCGGCTCTTGAAGGGAGCGCAGAAAAGCAACAGGTGTTGTTGATTGACGAAGTGGATCGGTCAGATGAAGAGTTTGAAGCGTTTTTGCTCGAAGTGTTGTCCGATTTCCAGATTACGATTCCCGAGATTGGTGCGATAAGAGCGATGCAGGTGCCGTTTGTCGTGCTTACGTCCAATCGAACGCGCGAGTTGCACGACGCGCTGAAGCGCCGGTGTTTGTATTTGTGGATTGACTATCCCACGTTTAGCAAAGAGATGGATATTGTGCGGTCGCGTGTGTCGGGTGTGCAGGACGAATTGGCACAACAGGTTTGCGGGTTTATGCAATTGTTGCGCAATCGCGATTTTTACAAAAAACCCGGCGTTGCCGAAACGATTGATTGGGCACTGGCTCTGATGGCTATGCAGGTTGAAGAACTGGATCCTCACACAGTTGATGCGACATTGGGATGTGTTTTGAAGTATAAAGAAGATATTGAAAAAATTCAGGAAGACGGTCTGCCACAACTGATTGAGAAGGCCCGATTGCTGAAAGAGCGCACGCAAGTTGCCGTTTAG